A genomic stretch from Dyella sp. M7H15-1 includes:
- a CDS encoding PhoH family protein, with product MTGSKRIYALDTNVLLHDPTSLFRFEEHDVFIPMTVLEELDEKKKGASEVSRNGRQVSRFLNELIERGNGHGISNGLELTNPEGIKLKRGTGVGRLYFQQRTSNGHGKADNQILSSVIELRDQSTDRSVILVTKDINLRIKSKIYGIDAEDYENDRALDDFALLYTGSTELPENFWDKHPEVQSWNERGRTFYKVDRHDDEDWYPNQCLFLPGNDNVELRVLHVDEQRVTLVLLDDHSHSNHSVWGIAARNREQNFALNVLMDPDVDFVTLLGTAGTGKTLLALAAGLAQVMDQQRYREIIMTRATVSVGEDIGFLPGTEEEKMTPWMGALTDNLEVLANPEEGGNWGRQATNDLLASRIKIRSLNFMRGRTFLSRYLIIDEAQNLTPKQMKTLITRAGPGTKIVCLGNVEQIDTPYLTETTSGLTYAVDRFKHWAHSAHITLRRGERSRLADFASEAM from the coding sequence ATGACCGGAAGCAAGCGCATCTACGCCCTCGACACCAATGTGCTATTGCACGATCCCACCTCACTATTCCGCTTCGAAGAGCACGATGTCTTCATCCCGATGACCGTGCTGGAGGAACTGGACGAAAAGAAGAAAGGCGCCTCGGAAGTCTCACGCAACGGTCGCCAGGTCAGCCGCTTTCTCAACGAGCTGATCGAACGCGGCAACGGCCACGGCATCAGCAATGGCCTGGAACTCACCAATCCGGAAGGCATCAAGCTTAAGCGCGGCACCGGGGTGGGCCGGCTGTATTTCCAGCAGCGCACCAGCAACGGGCACGGCAAGGCCGACAACCAGATTCTGTCTTCGGTGATCGAGCTGCGCGACCAGAGTACGGATCGCTCGGTGATTTTGGTCACCAAGGACATCAACCTTCGCATCAAGTCCAAAATCTATGGCATCGATGCGGAAGATTACGAAAACGATCGCGCCCTCGACGACTTCGCCCTGCTCTACACCGGTTCCACCGAGTTGCCAGAAAACTTTTGGGACAAACATCCCGAAGTGCAGTCATGGAACGAGCGCGGCCGCACCTTCTACAAAGTCGATCGCCATGACGACGAAGACTGGTATCCCAATCAGTGCCTGTTCCTGCCCGGCAACGACAACGTGGAACTACGCGTGCTGCACGTGGACGAACAGCGCGTGACGCTGGTCTTGCTCGACGATCACAGCCACAGCAACCACAGCGTGTGGGGCATCGCTGCGCGCAATCGGGAGCAGAACTTCGCGCTCAATGTCTTGATGGATCCAGATGTCGACTTCGTCACCCTGCTCGGTACTGCCGGCACCGGCAAGACCTTGCTCGCCTTGGCGGCAGGTCTTGCACAGGTGATGGACCAACAGCGTTATCGCGAAATCATCATGACCCGCGCCACGGTCTCGGTCGGCGAAGACATTGGTTTCCTGCCTGGTACGGAAGAGGAAAAGATGACGCCGTGGATGGGCGCCCTTACCGACAACCTCGAAGTGCTGGCCAACCCGGAAGAAGGCGGCAATTGGGGACGCCAGGCCACCAACGACCTGCTCGCCTCGCGCATCAAAATCCGTTCGCTCAACTTCATGCGCGGCCGCACCTTCCTCTCGCGTTACCTGATCATCGACGAAGCGCAGAACCTGACACCGAAGCAAATGAAAACGCTGATCACGCGTGCCGGTCCCGGCACCAAGATCGTGTGCCTGGGCAATGTAGAGCAGATCGATACGCCGTATTTGACCGAAACGACATCTGGCCTGACGTATGCCGTCGACCGCTTCAAACACTGGGCGCACTCGGCGCATATCACGCTACGGCGGGGTGAACGTTCGAGGTTGGCGGATTTTGCATCGGAGGCGATGTAA
- the fdxA gene encoding ferredoxin FdxA, with product MTFVVTDNCIKCKYTDCVEVCPVDAFHEGPNFLAIDPDECIDCTLCEPECPANAIFPEDDVPAGQEHFTALNKDLAKAWPVIVTRKDALPDAKEWDGKLDKFKLLER from the coding sequence ATGACCTTCGTCGTCACCGACAACTGCATCAAATGCAAATACACCGACTGCGTTGAAGTCTGCCCCGTCGACGCATTCCACGAAGGCCCCAATTTCCTGGCAATCGATCCTGATGAGTGCATTGACTGCACGCTGTGCGAGCCCGAATGCCCAGCCAATGCCATCTTCCCAGAAGACGACGTACCAGCCGGCCAGGAACACTTCACCGCCCTGAATAAGGATCTGGCCAAGGCGTGGCCAGTCATCGTCACACGCAAAGATGCCCTGCCGGATGCGAAAGAATGGGACGGCAAGCTGGACAAGTTCAAGTTGCTTGAGCGCTGA
- a CDS encoding group II intron maturase-specific domain-containing protein codes for MRTDDASGEIEVVYCKDNKRTQTYRDVDFTFLGFTFCPRRAQSRQGKLYTSFLPGVSENALKQMRMAVREWRLSRYTSMTLTELARQCNPILRGWLDYYGAFYQEALGGFCWYMDQRLSRWARRKHKRLQGRKQCRGEWLRKIKMAHSGGGGAGNLAFRPKR; via the coding sequence ATGCGGACTGACGATGCATCCGGAGAAATCGAAGTCGTGTACTGCAAGGACAACAAGCGCACGCAGACCTATAGGGATGTGGACTTTACATTCCTGGGTTTCACCTTTTGTCCGCGAAGGGCGCAAAGCAGGCAAGGCAAGCTGTACACCAGCTTTTTGCCGGGAGTTAGCGAGAACGCCCTGAAACAGATGAGGATGGCGGTGAGAGAGTGGCGTCTATCGAGGTACACATCGATGACGCTGACCGAGCTGGCAAGGCAATGCAACCCGATCTTGCGCGGGTGGCTGGACTACTATGGGGCGTTCTATCAAGAGGCTTTGGGCGGGTTTTGCTGGTACATGGACCAGCGGCTTTCGCGCTGGGCACGGCGTAAACACAAACGGCTGCAAGGGCGTAAGCAATGCCGTGGCGAGTGGTTACGCAAGATCAAGATGGCGCATTCTGGCGGCGGTGGAGCAGGCAATCTTGCCTTCAGGCCGAAGCGCTAG
- a CDS encoding sensor histidine kinase, translating to MNQWRWGRRSLRTRLLTTVMVPLMALLLLNSLITYVGALFYANHVHDRNLIDDSLTLMQMMATESPDGRVSRQAQFLLEYEPQEHNDFSVFSRAHGLIAGNPSLQPPDGLFKEGNEAQLYDVQIDNHALRAASIQMTNPHDASDLLEVSVAETLHDRRTEARQILLLSIPAQTLLIFAAFLLVWLGVRTGLRQLGPLTTQLANREHDLAPIGDEDVPAEILPLTRTVDDLFGRLRDMLALHERFIADAAHQLRTPLAGLSVHAERAKASSDPATIADALHHIQRLIQRANRTSNQLLALTRAQTTTHEAGDSEPLNLAILIPELAGQRVHEAIAANIDLGYDGPSGPLWIDGDRHRLQEMLDNLIDNGLRYAGNGALMTVVLSRHGDDICLAVEDNGPGVPPAWIERLGERFFRVPGSAEEGSGLGLAIVQRIAEWHGAKVRYFAAGVKSGLRVEIVFPAIRESDRLV from the coding sequence ATGAACCAGTGGCGCTGGGGGCGGCGCAGCCTGCGCACGCGCCTGTTGACCACCGTGATGGTGCCGCTGATGGCGCTGCTGCTGCTCAACAGCCTGATCACCTACGTCGGCGCGCTGTTCTACGCCAATCACGTGCACGACCGGAACCTCATCGACGACTCACTGACCCTGATGCAGATGATGGCCACCGAGAGTCCAGATGGACGCGTCTCGCGCCAAGCGCAATTCCTGCTGGAATACGAACCACAGGAACACAACGATTTCAGTGTCTTCAGCCGGGCGCATGGCCTCATTGCTGGCAACCCCTCGCTACAACCGCCGGATGGCCTATTCAAGGAGGGCAACGAAGCGCAGCTCTACGATGTGCAGATCGACAACCACGCATTGCGTGCCGCCAGCATCCAGATGACCAACCCGCACGATGCGAGCGACCTGCTCGAAGTCTCCGTCGCCGAAACCCTGCACGACCGCCGCACTGAAGCGCGGCAGATCCTGTTACTGAGCATTCCCGCGCAAACGTTGCTGATCTTTGCCGCCTTCCTGCTGGTATGGCTCGGTGTGCGCACCGGTTTGCGCCAACTTGGTCCGCTCACCACCCAACTGGCCAACCGGGAACATGACCTGGCGCCGATTGGCGATGAAGACGTGCCGGCGGAAATCCTTCCACTCACGCGCACCGTCGACGACCTGTTCGGCCGGCTGCGCGACATGCTTGCCCTGCACGAGCGCTTCATCGCCGATGCCGCACACCAACTGCGCACCCCTCTGGCCGGCCTGAGCGTGCATGCCGAACGCGCCAAGGCCAGCTCCGATCCAGCCACTATCGCCGATGCACTCCATCACATCCAGCGATTGATCCAGCGCGCCAACCGCACATCCAACCAGTTGCTTGCCCTCACCCGTGCACAAACCACCACACATGAAGCTGGCGACAGCGAACCACTCAATCTCGCCATATTGATTCCAGAACTGGCTGGACAACGCGTACACGAAGCAATCGCCGCCAACATCGATCTCGGCTATGACGGCCCATCCGGTCCATTGTGGATCGATGGCGACCGTCACCGTCTGCAAGAAATGCTCGACAACCTCATCGACAACGGCTTGCGCTACGCCGGCAACGGTGCGTTGATGACTGTCGTGCTGTCGCGTCATGGCGACGATATCTGCCTCGCTGTAGAAGACAACGGACCCGGCGTGCCGCCTGCGTGGATCGAACGCCTCGGCGAGCGATTTTTCCGCGTACCCGGCAGTGCCGAGGAAGGCAGCGGCCTCGGACTCGCCATCGTGCAACGCATTGCCGAATGGCATGGCGCCAAAGTACGTTACTTCGCTGCGGGCGTGAAAAGCGGCTTACGCGTGGAAATCGTGTTCCCCGCCATTCGGGAATCGGACAGGCTCGTCTAG
- the pcnB gene encoding polynucleotide adenylyltransferase PcnB: protein MNPKARNQPVPHRIPREQHTISRKNISKAALRVLYRLNEAGYNAYLVGGAVRDLLLGGHPKDFDVATSATPDEVKKLFRNCRLIGRRFRLAHVVYGNEIIEVATFRGTSEEQGEGDRHIVDGRILRDNVWGTIEEDALRRDFRVNAMYYDISDFSVRDYVGGIQDLKDRVLRLIGDPATRYREDPVRMLRAARLAAKLDFRIDPEAAAPFAELGPLLSSVASARLFDESLKMFLTGHGFKSFRMLEQCGLLKFMFPATMRALMRGDKALRSLIEHGLENTDTRVVDGKSVTPAFLFAVLLWGEVRDLAHTWATHGKDAGEAWSRAAAHVIAEQCQRVAIPRRFIITMEEIWLLQPRFEQIQRKKVFRLLAHPRFRAAFDFLLLRAAESTAIGELGQWWGHAQQLPHETLAASLPLYHAGSTGDLDSARAAAPHKRKRRRKPADGKSGAS from the coding sequence TTGAATCCCAAAGCCAGGAACCAGCCAGTGCCGCATCGCATTCCGCGCGAGCAGCACACGATTTCCCGCAAGAACATCAGCAAGGCGGCTTTGCGTGTGCTCTATCGCCTGAATGAGGCCGGCTACAACGCCTATCTGGTCGGCGGCGCCGTGCGCGATCTGCTGCTGGGCGGTCACCCGAAGGATTTCGATGTTGCCACTAGTGCAACGCCGGACGAAGTCAAAAAACTGTTCCGCAATTGCCGCTTGATCGGCCGCCGCTTCCGTCTCGCCCACGTGGTGTACGGCAATGAGATTATCGAAGTGGCTACCTTCCGTGGCACCAGCGAGGAGCAGGGTGAAGGCGATCGCCACATCGTGGATGGCCGCATTTTGCGTGACAACGTCTGGGGCACGATCGAGGAAGATGCGTTGCGCCGCGACTTCCGCGTCAACGCCATGTACTACGACATCAGCGATTTCTCGGTGCGCGACTACGTGGGTGGTATTCAGGATCTGAAAGACCGTGTCCTACGCCTGATTGGCGATCCGGCCACTCGGTATCGCGAAGACCCTGTGCGCATGCTGCGTGCGGCACGGTTGGCGGCGAAACTCGATTTCCGTATCGATCCCGAAGCGGCTGCTCCCTTCGCCGAACTGGGACCGCTGTTGAGCAGCGTCGCGTCGGCGCGGCTGTTCGATGAATCGCTGAAGATGTTCCTGACCGGACATGGCTTTAAGAGTTTCCGAATGCTCGAGCAATGCGGCCTTCTCAAGTTCATGTTCCCGGCGACAATGCGCGCACTCATGCGTGGCGACAAGGCGCTGCGCTCATTGATTGAGCACGGTCTGGAGAATACCGATACCCGCGTTGTCGACGGCAAGTCGGTCACGCCGGCGTTCCTGTTCGCCGTGTTGTTGTGGGGCGAGGTGCGTGATCTGGCGCATACCTGGGCCACGCACGGCAAGGATGCCGGCGAGGCCTGGTCGCGTGCGGCCGCACACGTGATTGCCGAACAATGCCAGCGCGTGGCGATCCCGCGTCGCTTCATCATCACGATGGAAGAGATCTGGTTGTTGCAGCCACGCTTCGAACAGATCCAGCGCAAGAAGGTGTTCCGCCTGTTGGCACACCCGCGTTTCCGTGCCGCGTTCGATTTCCTGCTGTTGCGCGCCGCTGAGTCGACGGCCATTGGCGAACTCGGCCAATGGTGGGGGCACGCCCAGCAACTTCCGCATGAAACGCTGGCGGCCTCGTTGCCGCTGTATCACGCAGGGAGTACGGGTGATCTGGATTCCGCGCGCGCGGCCGCACCACACAAACGCAAGCGGCGGCGCAAGCCGGCGGACGGCAAGTCCGGGGCGAGCTGA
- the panC gene encoding pantoate--beta-alanine ligase: protein MQTVQDAAGLRATIRGWRSQGRTVGFVPTMGNLHAGHHSLVKLAKARTDRVVASVFVNPTQFGPNEDFERYPRTLARDQAGLAECGCDLLFAPDVATLYPFGAAGSVSVHVPGITDTLEGAHRPGHFDGVTTVVCKLFNLVQPDIAIFGQKDFQQLMVVERMVRDLSLPVKVMRAPTQRADDGLALSSRNQYLSPHERAQAVQIYQTLQQMRDLIAKGHARKVVEQAAASKLERAGFVPDYVAIRRAEDLSEPADAETEGLVALIATRLGTTRLIDNLLFD from the coding sequence ATGCAAACGGTGCAAGACGCAGCAGGGCTGCGCGCCACAATCCGTGGCTGGCGTTCACAAGGGCGCACGGTTGGCTTCGTGCCGACCATGGGCAACCTGCATGCAGGCCATCACTCGTTGGTCAAGTTGGCGAAGGCGCGAACGGATCGTGTGGTGGCGAGCGTGTTCGTCAACCCGACCCAGTTTGGTCCGAACGAGGATTTCGAGCGCTATCCGCGCACGTTGGCGCGAGATCAAGCTGGTTTGGCCGAGTGCGGTTGCGATCTGCTGTTCGCGCCGGATGTCGCGACGCTGTATCCGTTCGGGGCGGCCGGTAGCGTCAGCGTGCACGTGCCCGGTATCACCGATACCCTGGAAGGCGCCCATCGTCCCGGACATTTCGATGGTGTGACGACGGTGGTCTGCAAACTGTTCAACCTGGTGCAGCCGGATATCGCCATATTTGGACAGAAGGATTTCCAGCAGCTCATGGTCGTCGAACGCATGGTGCGCGATCTTTCCTTGCCGGTGAAGGTTATGAGGGCTCCCACTCAGCGTGCTGATGACGGCTTGGCGCTGAGCTCGCGCAACCAGTACCTGTCGCCCCATGAGCGGGCCCAGGCCGTGCAGATCTACCAGACCCTGCAGCAGATGCGCGACCTGATCGCCAAGGGTCACGCCCGCAAAGTGGTCGAACAGGCTGCGGCTTCGAAGCTGGAACGTGCCGGCTTCGTGCCGGATTACGTGGCGATCCGCCGTGCCGAAGACCTGTCCGAGCCCGCGGACGCCGAGACCGAGGGCCTGGTTGCTCTGATTGCCACCCGTCTGGGCACCACCCGGCTGATTGACAATCTGCTGTTCGACTGA
- a CDS encoding recombinase family protein — MSKDTMVALYARVSSEQQNKRGTIESQLAALKERISADGAQIADDMCFVDAGVSGATLIRPQLERLRDCAALSTIDQLYILSPDRLARKYAHQALLMEEFTACGMQVVFLNHAIGASPEESLLLQMQGMIAEYERAKITERHRRGKLHGAKRGSVNVLSGAPYGYRYIRRQLDGTPARYVIELPQAATVRAIFQWVGMDRLSIGDVVRRLTESGTVTASGKPYWDRSVVWCVFRPIVTAHFGKA, encoded by the coding sequence ATGAGCAAAGATACGATGGTCGCGCTCTATGCGCGGGTATCCTCCGAGCAGCAAAACAAACGCGGCACCATTGAAAGCCAGCTGGCTGCACTGAAGGAGCGTATTTCAGCTGATGGCGCGCAGATCGCCGATGACATGTGTTTCGTTGACGCTGGCGTGAGTGGTGCGACGCTCATCAGGCCACAGCTAGAGCGACTCAGGGACTGTGCTGCGCTCAGCACGATCGACCAGCTCTACATCCTGTCACCGGACCGGCTGGCGCGCAAATATGCGCACCAGGCATTGCTGATGGAAGAGTTCACAGCTTGTGGCATGCAGGTCGTGTTCCTCAATCACGCCATCGGTGCGTCACCGGAAGAATCACTGCTACTGCAGATGCAGGGCATGATCGCGGAATACGAGCGGGCGAAGATCACCGAACGTCACCGCCGTGGCAAGCTTCACGGCGCAAAACGTGGCAGCGTCAATGTCCTGTCCGGGGCACCCTACGGCTACCGTTACATTCGCCGGCAGCTCGATGGAACGCCGGCCCGGTACGTGATCGAGCTACCCCAAGCAGCGACGGTCCGGGCAATTTTCCAGTGGGTGGGAATGGACCGCTTGAGCATAGGGGACGTGGTACGCCGCCTCACCGAGTCGGGTACTGTGACGGCGTCAGGCAAACCCTATTGGGATCGAAGCGTGGTGTGGTGCGTATTTCGGCCCATCGTGACCGCCCATTTCGGTAAGGCGTGA
- a CDS encoding peroxiredoxin encodes MPDLGKKVPKLQGVTGDGSTLKLDSLKGQWVVVYFYPKDNTPGCTNEAKDFRDLYPKFKKHRAEIIGVSRDSVKSHTNFASKQELPFPLVSDPEETWCNAFEVIHEKVLYGKRHMGVVRSTFLIDPDGKLAAEWRGVKVPGHVQAVFDAIHLRERASHPSPPAE; translated from the coding sequence ATGCCCGATCTCGGCAAAAAAGTCCCCAAGCTGCAAGGCGTCACCGGCGACGGCAGTACGCTGAAACTCGATTCACTGAAAGGCCAATGGGTAGTGGTGTACTTCTACCCCAAGGACAACACACCCGGCTGTACCAACGAGGCGAAAGATTTTCGCGACCTCTATCCGAAGTTCAAGAAACACCGCGCCGAAATCATCGGCGTCTCGCGCGACTCGGTGAAATCCCACACCAACTTCGCCAGCAAGCAGGAACTACCCTTCCCGCTGGTGTCCGATCCCGAAGAAACCTGGTGCAACGCTTTCGAAGTGATCCACGAAAAGGTGCTGTACGGGAAACGTCACATGGGCGTGGTACGCAGTACCTTCCTGATCGACCCCGACGGCAAGCTCGCCGCGGAGTGGCGGGGCGTGAAAGTGCCCGGCCATGTCCAGGCGGTGTTCGACGCCATACACCTTCGCGAACGTGCTTCACACCCTTCACCTCCTGCCGAATGA
- the dapA gene encoding 4-hydroxy-tetrahydrodipicolinate synthase, with product MNIHGSVCALVTPFESNGALDMAAFGRLLDFQIAGGTQAVVVAGSTGEAHMLEHDEYDRLLAFAVEHVAGRVPVIAGTGEAGTAKTVALTKRARALGAKVALVVAPYYVRPTQEGLRRHFLEVADQGSLPVLLYNVPSRTGCDLLPETTSVLRDHPAIIGIKEACSDAERIRRTAELVRQDFVYLSGDDGSAADAMLAGAAGTISVVANLAPRVFRALCDAATVGDRAATAHCHAALDPLVQALNCAPNPIAVKAGLSDLGLGMATPRLPLVELEQGAAREQLRKALATLASLADVA from the coding sequence ATGAATATTCACGGCAGCGTCTGCGCGCTGGTTACCCCGTTCGAATCCAATGGGGCGCTCGATATGGCGGCATTCGGCCGCCTGCTCGATTTCCAGATCGCGGGCGGCACCCAGGCGGTAGTCGTCGCCGGCTCCACTGGCGAAGCCCACATGCTTGAACACGACGAATACGATCGCCTGCTGGCCTTTGCGGTGGAGCACGTGGCTGGCCGTGTTCCCGTCATTGCCGGAACCGGTGAAGCAGGTACCGCCAAGACGGTGGCGCTCACCAAACGTGCCCGTGCACTGGGCGCGAAAGTGGCCCTCGTGGTCGCACCGTATTACGTGCGTCCCACGCAGGAAGGCCTGCGTCGCCACTTCCTGGAAGTGGCCGATCAGGGCAGCCTGCCGGTGTTGCTTTACAACGTGCCTTCCCGCACCGGCTGTGACCTGCTGCCGGAGACGACCTCGGTACTGCGCGATCATCCGGCCATCATCGGCATCAAGGAAGCGTGTAGCGACGCCGAGCGCATCAGGCGGACTGCGGAACTTGTGCGGCAGGATTTCGTCTATCTGTCCGGCGACGATGGCAGTGCGGCCGACGCCATGCTGGCTGGCGCTGCCGGTACCATCTCGGTGGTGGCCAACCTCGCACCCAGGGTTTTTCGTGCATTGTGTGATGCAGCTACCGTGGGCGACCGCGCGGCCACGGCACATTGCCATGCCGCGCTCGATCCGCTGGTGCAGGCGCTCAACTGCGCACCCAATCCGATTGCGGTGAAGGCGGGCTTGTCTGATCTGGGGCTGGGAATGGCTACGCCGAGGCTGCCGTTGGTGGAACTGGAGCAGGGGGCAGCGCGTGAGCAGTTGCGCAAAGCCTTGGCAACTCTGGCATCCTTGGCGGATGTCGCCTGA
- a CDS encoding ACT domain-containing protein codes for MSTNPFSARSSNDHQLLIQTLTPAARTPLLALARRIADAGCNLSDARVSTIGADTSLTLLASGAWDAVAKLETALTKLAREEELRLTHYRTSPREPSGHLLPYLVEVVSSDRPGILVKIVDFFNRHDISVEQLSSMRYQAMQTGAAMFQAQFTIGVPDKLHIAALRDDFLEFCDALNLDAIMDPVKF; via the coding sequence ATGTCCACCAACCCTTTTTCCGCGCGATCCAGCAACGACCACCAACTGCTGATCCAGACGCTGACACCCGCGGCGCGCACGCCTCTGCTCGCGTTGGCACGGCGTATCGCGGATGCCGGTTGCAACCTCTCCGACGCCCGGGTATCCACTATTGGCGCGGATACCTCGCTCACCCTACTCGCCAGCGGCGCGTGGGATGCGGTGGCCAAACTGGAAACCGCGCTGACCAAGCTGGCCCGTGAGGAAGAGCTTCGCCTTACCCACTACCGCACCAGCCCACGTGAGCCGAGTGGGCACTTGTTGCCCTATCTGGTGGAAGTGGTGTCGTCGGACCGGCCAGGCATCCTGGTGAAGATCGTCGACTTCTTCAACCGCCACGACATCAGCGTGGAGCAGTTGAGTTCCATGCGCTATCAGGCGATGCAGACGGGCGCGGCGATGTTCCAGGCGCAATTCACGATTGGGGTACCGGACAAGTTGCACATTGCCGCGTTACGTGACGATTTCCTTGAATTTTGCGATGCCCTAAATCTGGACGCCATCATGGATCCAGTGAAATTCTAG
- a CDS encoding response regulator transcription factor, which yields MRILIAEDDPSIAAGVSAALRQGGHAVDHVADGVRADAALKDTPYDLLVLDLGLPHLDGSEVLQRVRRRGSGLPVLVITAREGLRERVRVLDLGADDYLVKPFALAEFEARVRALLRRYTTQGAPELTLGRLRLDLPGHRAWVDDTPLELTAREFGLLEALAARPDRVTSRAQLIEALCSWDEELTDNGLDIAIYRLRRKLVDSGTQVRTIRGLGYLLEEVKQT from the coding sequence ATGCGCATCCTGATCGCCGAAGATGATCCCTCCATTGCCGCAGGTGTCAGCGCCGCGCTGCGCCAGGGCGGCCACGCCGTCGACCATGTTGCGGATGGCGTACGCGCCGACGCTGCCCTGAAAGACACCCCCTACGATCTGCTCGTACTCGACCTGGGCCTGCCCCATCTCGATGGTAGCGAAGTGCTGCAGCGCGTACGTCGGCGCGGCAGCGGCTTGCCCGTGCTGGTGATCACCGCACGCGAAGGTCTGCGCGAGCGCGTACGCGTGCTGGACTTGGGCGCGGACGACTACCTCGTCAAACCCTTTGCCCTGGCCGAGTTCGAAGCACGCGTGCGCGCCCTGTTGCGCCGCTACACCACCCAGGGCGCGCCCGAACTCACCCTGGGACGCTTGCGCCTGGACTTACCTGGCCACCGCGCCTGGGTCGATGACACCCCGCTCGAACTCACCGCCCGCGAGTTCGGACTGCTCGAAGCGCTAGCCGCGCGCCCCGACCGCGTCACCAGCCGCGCGCAATTGATCGAAGCACTGTGCAGTTGGGACGAAGAACTCACTGACAACGGCCTCGATATCGCCATCTACCGCCTGCGCCGCAAGCTGGTGGATTCCGGCACGCAAGTACGCACCATCCGCGGCCTCGGGTATCTGCTGGAAGAGGTCAAGCAGACATGA
- the folK gene encoding 2-amino-4-hydroxy-6-hydroxymethyldihydropteridine diphosphokinase, with amino-acid sequence MMRAYVALGSNLGDSRQQLTDAMHALARLPHTRLLAHSHLYRTPPWGVHDQPDFLNAVVTLETSLSPHDLLDALLKIERAAGRERDDGRWGPRILDLDLLHITGITVNDERLTLPHPHIAERAFVLLPLHELASDLEIPGQGRVADLLRAVDTQGCELLA; translated from the coding sequence CTGATGCGCGCATACGTCGCGCTGGGTAGCAACCTCGGGGATTCGCGGCAACAACTGACCGATGCCATGCATGCGTTGGCGAGGTTGCCGCATACCCGTTTGCTCGCGCATTCTCATCTTTATCGAACGCCACCATGGGGTGTGCACGATCAGCCTGATTTTCTCAATGCTGTCGTCACGCTGGAAACATCGTTGTCGCCACATGACTTGCTCGATGCCTTGCTGAAGATTGAGCGCGCCGCTGGCCGCGAACGCGATGACGGGCGTTGGGGGCCACGGATACTCGATCTCGATCTGCTGCACATCACAGGTATAACCGTCAACGACGAGCGCTTGACTCTGCCTCATCCACACATCGCGGAACGCGCATTCGTGTTGTTGCCGTTGCATGAATTGGCGTCGGATCTGGAGATTCCGGGCCAGGGGCGCGTGGCCGATCTGTTGCGAGCCGTTGATACGCAAGGCTGCGAGCTTTTGGCTTGA
- the panB gene encoding 3-methyl-2-oxobutanoate hydroxymethyltransferase, with the protein MKAEGRKIVMLTAYDASFAAQVEHAGVDIALVGDSLGMVVQGQRSTLPVTLEQMVYHTTLVSRGLSATLLTADMSFMAGRDVAYALEAGARLVGEAGAAMVKIEGAAPHILESIHALTERAIPVCAHLGLTPQSVHQFGGYKVQGRAQDDAERVLSQAHAVQQAGASLLVLEGVPTPLGERVTKALDIPVIGIGAGPHCDGQVLVIYDMLGITPGKRPKFSKDFLAGRGSVSEAIATYVADVRSGAFPAAEHGYH; encoded by the coding sequence ATGAAGGCGGAAGGGCGCAAGATCGTGATGCTCACGGCTTACGATGCCAGCTTCGCCGCACAGGTCGAGCATGCAGGTGTGGATATCGCCCTGGTAGGCGATTCGTTGGGAATGGTGGTGCAAGGCCAGCGCAGCACTTTGCCGGTGACGCTTGAGCAAATGGTTTATCACACTACCCTGGTGTCACGCGGTTTGTCGGCCACCTTGCTGACGGCGGATATGTCGTTCATGGCCGGTCGCGATGTGGCGTATGCGCTGGAAGCGGGTGCCCGGCTGGTCGGCGAAGCCGGTGCGGCCATGGTCAAGATTGAAGGCGCTGCGCCGCACATTCTTGAGTCGATCCATGCATTGACCGAACGGGCGATCCCGGTTTGCGCGCACCTTGGCCTCACCCCGCAATCCGTGCACCAGTTCGGCGGCTACAAGGTGCAGGGCAGGGCGCAGGATGATGCCGAACGCGTGTTGAGCCAAGCACATGCCGTTCAGCAGGCAGGCGCCAGTCTATTGGTGCTGGAAGGCGTGCCCACGCCACTGGGCGAGCGTGTCACCAAAGCACTGGATATTCCGGTGATCGGCATCGGCGCCGGGCCGCATTGCGATGGCCAGGTGTTGGTGATTTACGACATGCTGGGCATTACGCCTGGCAAGCGTCCAAAGTTCAGCAAGGATTTTCTTGCCGGTCGCGGTTCGGTGAGCGAAGCGATTGCCACTTATGTCGCCGATGTGCGAAGCGGTGCGTTTCCTGCGGCGGAACACGGCTACCACTAA